Genomic DNA from Halorussus rarus:
AGCAGTCGATCTGCACCTACGCGATCGCCGACGAGGGGACGGTCACGGCGGTCGAGGACGTCAAGGAGGACCCGCGGTTCGCCGAGAACGAGAGCCTCGACGACCTCGGCATCCGGTCGTACCTCGGCGCCGACCTGACGACCGGCGGCGGCCTCTCCATCGGGACGCTCTGCGCCTACGACGGCGAGCCCCACACCTTCTCGGCCGACGACCGGGAGTTCCTCGACAGGCTCGCCGACGTGACGATGAGCATCCTCGACCTCCACCTCGAGGTGACCCAGTTGCGGGACGGTCCGGACGACGCCCCGGCGTCGACCGTCGGAAGTGATGGCTCGTGAGCCAGCACCGCGCCGCCCGGTACGAGTTCGCTCCCGACCTGCCGCTGGAGGGGGTCGACCCCGGGACGACCCTGCTGGTCGCCGGACCGACGATGTCGGGCGCGCGCCGGCTCGCGCTCCGACTGGTGACCGACGGGAACGACCGCGGGGAGGGGATGATACTCCTCACCACCAACAAGGGCAGCGAGACGCTGCTCGGGGAGTGCGACGACCTGTGCACCGGGCTCGCGAACGCCCCGTTCGGCGTCGTCGACTGCGTGAGCAAGCAGCAGGGCAACCCCGTTCCCTCGGACCGGGTCGAGACGGTGTCGAGCCCGGGCGACCTGACCGGCGTGGGAATCGAGTTCTCGGGGTGGTGCCGGCGCCTCCGCGAGGCGGGCACCGAGCGCGTCCGGACGGGCCTGTACTCGCTGTCGACGCTGCTGATGTACACCGACTTCCAGACGGTCTCGCGGTTCGTCCACACCCTCGGCGGGCGCATCTCGGCGACCGACGGGCTGGGCGTGTTCCTCATCGACCCCGCGACCCAGGACGACCGCGTCGTCAGCACGATGACCCAGTTCTGCGACGCCCGCGTCGACGTCCGGGAAGGCGACGACGGGAACCGCCGGCTCCGCGTACGCGGTCTCTCCGACCAGCCGGGGGGCTGGACGTCGTACTGACCGCGCTGCGACGCCGAGTCGACGTCGGGGCGCTTATACCGCTACGCCTCTGACTTTCGAGCTATGACCGACGCCTCGGACGACCCGCCGGGCGACCGCCCCGGTGACGCCGCGCCGGCCGGGGACGGGGACGCCTCCGGAGCGCGGGGTGACGACGCCGAGACGCGAGACGGGGACGCGCCAGAGCGACCGGCCCCGGAGTCGCCCGACGACGGCGGCCGCGGCGGATCGCCGACCGACGCCGACGCGGAGCGCGACCGGCCCTCCCCGGAGGAAGTCGAGGAGAAGTACGACTTCGAGGACTTCGGCCCGCGGGACATGGCCGAGATGAGCTACGAGGAGTGGGAGGTCGCGTTCGACCACGACTCGTGGATCACCGGCGACGCCCTCCTCGACAGGGTCGAGGCCGACCTCAAGAGCCGGGTCGCCGACCGGGACGTGTTCGCGGTGGTCGAACGCATCGAGCAGGAGGGCGAGCCACAACTGCTCGCGTACTCCGACGAGGGGTACGCCGTGGTCTACCCCGACGGCAGCGTCGAGGGCAGCGGCACCGTACTCCGGGACGTGAAGCCCTCGGTCGCGCTGTCGTCGATGGAGAGCTACGAGGTGCCCGAGGTGCCCGAGGGCGACGTGCTCCCCGACCCCGCCGAGGTGCCCGAGGGCTCGGGTCAACTCGGCAACCAGCTGATGCAGGTCGTCGCCGGGGTCCACGTGCTCGCCGGGGTCGCGCTGTTCGCGGCGTGGATCGCGATGGGTCTCCCGCTCGTGGCCGCGGTGGCCGCGGTCGGCTTCTTCGTCTTCGGCGTGTTCGTCTTCCTGCTGGTCGCCAACGCCCGGCTCTCCGACCGGTTCCGGGCCGAGGAGTACCGCAACCGGCTCCGGGCGGTCGGGCTGGACGACGACGAGCGCCCCGAGTTCCTGCCCGGCGAGGGCGGCGAGGAGGCGCCGGGTAGCGAAAGCGGTTCGTTCCCGGACGAGAGCGACGATTCGCTCCCGGACGACGCGACCGGCCGGTCGGGCGACGCGGCCGGCACCGGCGTTTCGTCGGCGTCCGACGGCCGCAGTTAGGGCAGTTCCCGGCGCGTCCGCCGCGCAGACTCCGTTACGGTAGCATCGGTGGCTTTAAGCGATTCCTGTCCTGACTTTCATCCGTATGAAGAGGCGGGACTTTCTGACGGCAGCAACCGGTGTTGCGGGCGGCGCCGGGGCGGGCGCAGCGGCCGCCGCGGCCCAGGAGACGACCACCACGTCGTCGGGCAACACCACTGCCACCGGAAACGAGACCACGACCGCCGCCAACGGGACGGCCACGGGCGGAGGCGCGTCCGGCGGCGGCGGTCCGACCGAAGAGGTGATAGTCGGTCCCGGCGGGAGCCTGGTGTTCGAGCCCGCCGACCTGACCATCGCGCCCGGCACCACGGTCCACTTCGTGTGGGAGTCGGACAACCACAACGTCGTTCCCTCCAGCCAACCGGAGGGCGCTAACTGGGAGGGGACCGCGGGCGGCGAGACTAAGACGTACAACACGGGCCACGAGTACTCCCACACCTTCGAGACCACCGGCACCTACGAGTACTACTGCCAACCCCACGAGACCGCCGGCATGACCGGCACCATCACCGTCCAGGAGGGCGGCGCCTCGACGGGCGGCGGCGGTGGCGGCGAGGCCGACCCCGAGCACATGGGGGTCCCGTTCCAGGCCCACTTCGTCGGGCTGGCGACCCTGCTGATGATAGCGGTCTCGCTCATCTACACGTTCTTCCTCCTGAAGTACGGCGAATCGCCGCACGCGAGCGGGAGTAACCGATAACCATGTCATCGACAGGCTCAACCTACGGCGACATCCACCGCTACGAACCGGCCCGCGAGAGCACGGCCGCGGCCATCGCCATCGTCCTGCTGACGGTGGTGGAGGTCGTGTTCGTCGGCCTGTTCACCTACGGACTGGTGAGCGGCTGGGGGTACAGCGAGATCGGCAACATGTACCTCGGATTCGTGCTCGCGATCATCTTCGTCGACCTCGCGTTCATCCTTCTGCTGTACCGCAAGGAGTTCCTCCCGGACGTGATGATCGTCAAGAAGCGCCGTCGCAAGTGGGAGGACCTCTACGTTCGCGAAGAGCAGCAGTACGGCACCGAGACCCTCGGTGACGCGTGGGACCAGGTCAAGCGCGCAGTCTATCCGTATTACAAGCGATAACAATGCCAGGTGAAGACGACAAGTATCCAGACAGCACAGGTCGACGCCGCTTCGTCAAGGGCGTCGTCGGGAGCGCGTCGCTGGCCGGCGTCGGAACCGCCGCGGCGGCGGGGATCAACTCCGCCACCGCGCCGACCGGCCAGGGCGGGGGTATCCGGCAGTTCATGGCGATGGAGAACACCGCGGGCCCCGCCCCGCGAGGGATGCCCCAGATCCCGGTCGAGATTGACTCGGAGGGGTACCTCAAGGGGCTCTGGCCCGAACCGGAGACCGTCACCCAGCAGGGCCGCGAGGTCACGATCGCCGAGATGGACCTCGGGGGCGTCACGTACTCGAACGAGTGGTTCCAGTACTGCGGCGTCCAGACCTACCCCGGCGTCCAGCCGGAAGCCGACCAGGACAACTACTTCCGCTACAGCGGGAACTCGAAGTTCGAGTGGCAGAACGAGGAGGTCGAGCAGGGCGCCAAGATCCACGTCGACGACTTCTCGGACTACGAGTCCTGGGGCAACGGCATCGGCAAGGCGGGCCTCGGCAAGCCCGCGATGGGGACCTGGCGCTCCCAGGACGTCCCGCCGAGCGGCACGATTCCGATCCAGGTAATCCGGAGCACGCGGGTCGAGGAGATGGCCAAGAACGACGAGTGGCTCAAGGCCAGCACCTCGGAGGGATTCATCGCCAACCTGAACAAATGCACGCACTTTTGTTGCGTGCCGTCGTTCAAGGGACTGGCCGGGTCGAAGGTGGCGAGCGCGCAGGACATGATCTACTGCCAGTGTCACCAGTCGGTGTACGACCCGTTCAACATCGTGAAGAAATCGTTCGTCGCGCTCCCGCGACCGGAGGACGACTAACATGAGCATCGAACGCAAGGACGAGCACGACCACGGCGAGTGGATGCAGGAGAAGGAGCTCACGCCGGTGGAGACGACGTTCCTCACGGCGCTCATCTGGATGGACAAGCGCTTCCGGATCGTCGACTACCTCGAGATCCTCGAGACCCTCTACTACAGGGTCAACATGCAGATGCCCAAGAGCCACACCGAGCAGTACAACCTCGACAACAAGTTCTGGTACTGGTACCCCCTGTACGCGCTCGGGAGCTTCTCGACGATCGCCTACGTCGTCGCCGCGTTGAGCGGCGCGCTGCTCGGGTTCTACTACGCGCCCGGGACGGTGTCGGCGTCCGGCGACGCGTCGCTGGCGTACAACCAGTTGACGTTCATCATGACCGAGCTGAACTTCGGGTTCATGCTCCGGTCCATCCACCGGTGGTCGGCCCAGGTGATGGTCGCGGCGGTGTTCCTCCACATGCTCCGGGTGTACTTCACCGGAGCGTACAAGGAGCCCCGCGAGCTCAACTGGATTCTCGGCATCATCCTCATCAGCCTGACGATGGTGTTCGGGTACTCGGGCTACCTGCTCACCTGGGACCAGCTGGCGTTCTGGGCCAGCCAGATCGGCGTCGAGATGAGCCTCTCGATCCCGCTCATCGGCGAGTGGGTCGCCCAGCTCGTGTTCGGCGGGTTCAGTCCCGGCGCCGCGACGCTCCAGCGGATGTACATCATGCACGTGTTCCTGCTCCCGTTCGTGGTCACGACCCTCGTCGCGGTCCACATCGCCATCGTGTGGATCCAGGGCATCGCGGAACCCCACTAAACAATGTCAGACGAACAAACCAGAACCGACGGCAGCGGAGACGCACAGACCGACGGCGGCGGGACGGGCATCGTCCCGCCCGACGACGAGACCCCGACGTGGCGCGAGCGCAAGGAGCGCACGCAGGGGCTCTCCCGGCTGACCTACGAGTACTTCGAGCGCGCCCGTCGCGAGGACCAGGACCTCCGCCAGGAGTCCAGCTACGTCGAGCGCGACGTGCTGGCGTTCCCGGTGTGGCCCCACGAGATGATCCGGAACCTCTCGCTGACGAGCTTCTTCGTCGGCATGATCATCTTCCTGTCGGCGACGCTCCCGCCCCACCTCGGGGCGCCGGCCGACCCGAGTTCGACCCCCGCGGTCATCCTGCCCGACTGGTACCTCTACTGGTCGTTCGGCCTGCTGAAGCTCGGCCCGCTCAACCCCGAGCTGGCGATCCTGGGCGGCGAGAAGCTGATGGCCGACCGGACGTACGGCGTGATCGCCAACATCGTCGTGGTCGGGTTCATCGCTATCGTCCCGTTCCTGAACAAGGGCAGCGCCCGGCGGCCCGTCGAGCAGCCGTTCTGGGCCGCGGTCGGGATGGCCGGCTTCATCTTCGCGTGGACCATCAGCCTGGTGTCCATCAAGAACCTCGTCCCCATCGACTCCCACCTGCTGTTCGACCTCTCGTTCCTCCTGCCCATCGTCGGAGCGACCATCACGTACGCGGTCCTGCGGTCGATGCGCGAGGGGTACATGTTCGACCTCAACCGGCGGTACTACCGGCTCCGACCGCCGAAGTGACTCCGTAGCGATTTTTCGCCTCATGGATCCGAGTACCGACGACACCGACGGGGAGTCCGGCGCCCGCGAGGTCGAGGTGCCGCTCGAACTCTACAAGGTCGTGACGGTGTTCTCGACCATGTTCGCCGTGGCGTTCGTCGTCGGCGGGTTCATCGTCCTCGACACCGCGACCCAGCGCGCGACCCTCTCGCTGTCGGAGCTCGACCTGCCGCTGGCGGTCCTGGGCGTGGCGATGATCGCCGCGGGCGCGGCGGTGTACGCCTTCGCGACCCGGTTCCGCGCCGAGGGAATGGGAAAACCTAAAGACGGCTCCGACGAACCTTCGAACGATGGCTGACGAATTCGCGAAGGGACTGGCGATAGCGACGGGCGGCGGCCTGCTCTGGATGGTGCTGTCCGGCTGGTACACCACGCCCGGCTTCGAGGAGGCACAGCTCTGGGGCGAGATTCCCGGTAACCTGGACACGTACGGCCAGGTGTCCATCGCCCTCCGCGAGGTGCTGGCCTGGTTCATCATCCTCGGCGTCCTGGCCTTCTGGGTCGTCATCCCCGCGATCGAACAGCTCCGCAGCGCCCGGTCGTAGACCGACCCCGTCCCGCGACCGCGGCCACAGCCGACCCCTTCTGCGGTTCTCGTTCGCCGGCGACCGCCCCGGCTCGCTCACCGACCCCGAACCGTCGGTCTCCGCGCCGCCTTGCTGTGGGCCGTCGCGCGTGCCCTCCGGTCGACGCTCCGATTCAGCACGCGCGGGTTGCGCGTCGAGTCGACGCCGCGGTGGGGGTCTCTCGCCTCGGTCGCCCCTCCGAGCCGGCCGACGACGCCCCTTCTTCCGCACTACGTGACGGACGCCGACTCGGTACAGCGGGTAACGGTCCGGTACGTCCCTTCGACTACTACCCCCGGGACCCAGGT
This window encodes:
- a CDS encoding DUF7314 family protein: MADEFAKGLAIATGGGLLWMVLSGWYTTPGFEEAQLWGEIPGNLDTYGQVSIALREVLAWFIILGVLAFWVVIPAIEQLRSARS
- a CDS encoding plastocyanin/azurin family copper-binding protein, coding for MKRRDFLTAATGVAGGAGAGAAAAAAQETTTTSSGNTTATGNETTTAANGTATGGGASGGGGPTEEVIVGPGGSLVFEPADLTIAPGTTVHFVWESDNHNVVPSSQPEGANWEGTAGGETKTYNTGHEYSHTFETTGTYEYYCQPHETAGMTGTITVQEGGASTGGGGGGEADPEHMGVPFQAHFVGLATLLMIAVSLIYTFFLLKYGESPHASGSNR
- a CDS encoding ubiquinol-cytochrome c reductase iron-sulfur subunit produces the protein MPGEDDKYPDSTGRRRFVKGVVGSASLAGVGTAAAAGINSATAPTGQGGGIRQFMAMENTAGPAPRGMPQIPVEIDSEGYLKGLWPEPETVTQQGREVTIAEMDLGGVTYSNEWFQYCGVQTYPGVQPEADQDNYFRYSGNSKFEWQNEEVEQGAKIHVDDFSDYESWGNGIGKAGLGKPAMGTWRSQDVPPSGTIPIQVIRSTRVEEMAKNDEWLKASTSEGFIANLNKCTHFCCVPSFKGLAGSKVASAQDMIYCQCHQSVYDPFNIVKKSFVALPRPEDD
- a CDS encoding DUF7319 domain-containing protein, producing MTDASDDPPGDRPGDAAPAGDGDASGARGDDAETRDGDAPERPAPESPDDGGRGGSPTDADAERDRPSPEEVEEKYDFEDFGPRDMAEMSYEEWEVAFDHDSWITGDALLDRVEADLKSRVADRDVFAVVERIEQEGEPQLLAYSDEGYAVVYPDGSVEGSGTVLRDVKPSVALSSMESYEVPEVPEGDVLPDPAEVPEGSGQLGNQLMQVVAGVHVLAGVALFAAWIAMGLPLVAAVAAVGFFVFGVFVFLLVANARLSDRFRAEEYRNRLRAVGLDDDERPEFLPGEGGEEAPGSESGSFPDESDDSLPDDATGRSGDAAGTGVSSASDGRS
- a CDS encoding DUF7318 family protein, yielding MSSTGSTYGDIHRYEPARESTAAAIAIVLLTVVEVVFVGLFTYGLVSGWGYSEIGNMYLGFVLAIIFVDLAFILLLYRKEFLPDVMIVKKRRRKWEDLYVREEQQYGTETLGDAWDQVKRAVYPYYKR
- a CDS encoding DUF7315 family membrane protein, with amino-acid sequence MDPSTDDTDGESGAREVEVPLELYKVVTVFSTMFAVAFVVGGFIVLDTATQRATLSLSELDLPLAVLGVAMIAAGAAVYAFATRFRAEGMGKPKDGSDEPSNDG
- a CDS encoding cytochrome bc complex cytochrome b subunit; the encoded protein is MSDEQTRTDGSGDAQTDGGGTGIVPPDDETPTWRERKERTQGLSRLTYEYFERARREDQDLRQESSYVERDVLAFPVWPHEMIRNLSLTSFFVGMIIFLSATLPPHLGAPADPSSTPAVILPDWYLYWSFGLLKLGPLNPELAILGGEKLMADRTYGVIANIVVVGFIAIVPFLNKGSARRPVEQPFWAAVGMAGFIFAWTISLVSIKNLVPIDSHLLFDLSFLLPIVGATITYAVLRSMREGYMFDLNRRYYRLRPPK
- a CDS encoding DUF7504 family protein, whose protein sequence is MSQHRAARYEFAPDLPLEGVDPGTTLLVAGPTMSGARRLALRLVTDGNDRGEGMILLTTNKGSETLLGECDDLCTGLANAPFGVVDCVSKQQGNPVPSDRVETVSSPGDLTGVGIEFSGWCRRLREAGTERVRTGLYSLSTLLMYTDFQTVSRFVHTLGGRISATDGLGVFLIDPATQDDRVVSTMTQFCDARVDVREGDDGNRRLRVRGLSDQPGGWTSY
- a CDS encoding cytochrome b → MSIERKDEHDHGEWMQEKELTPVETTFLTALIWMDKRFRIVDYLEILETLYYRVNMQMPKSHTEQYNLDNKFWYWYPLYALGSFSTIAYVVAALSGALLGFYYAPGTVSASGDASLAYNQLTFIMTELNFGFMLRSIHRWSAQVMVAAVFLHMLRVYFTGAYKEPRELNWILGIILISLTMVFGYSGYLLTWDQLAFWASQIGVEMSLSIPLIGEWVAQLVFGGFSPGAATLQRMYIMHVFLLPFVVTTLVAVHIAIVWIQGIAEPH